In Terriglobus sp. TAA 43, a single window of DNA contains:
- a CDS encoding EF-hand domain-containing protein: MKPSHLLFALPILLSTAAVAQGPGGGGPPKRIVLEALDTDGDGQLSAAEIAAASQSLLKLDKNGDGQITSAEYSQRLEDKTASSDLEQRLMMLDKNGDGVLTADEVPERMKPLFEKGDANHDGKLTKEEIAAMYGKQADPQGRPIGRGNFSSMDPVMIVLDVDKDGILSATEIANAPAALKTLDKDGDGTLAVAELRMRQQTPRQRAEHLFDEWDTNKDGALLKEEMPDRMQAQFEAIDTNKDGKVDMDEATAYMEKQPQGRGPGGPGGPGGPGGGRGQGERGQGGQQPQQ; encoded by the coding sequence ATGAAGCCATCGCATTTGCTGTTTGCCCTGCCCATTCTTCTTTCTACGGCCGCTGTTGCACAGGGTCCTGGCGGCGGCGGACCGCCCAAGCGGATTGTTCTGGAAGCGCTGGATACGGATGGTGATGGCCAGCTTTCGGCAGCGGAGATTGCGGCAGCATCGCAGTCGTTGCTGAAGCTGGACAAAAATGGCGATGGGCAGATCACTTCTGCGGAATACAGCCAGCGCCTGGAAGACAAGACCGCAAGCAGCGATCTGGAGCAGCGCCTGATGATGCTGGATAAGAATGGCGACGGCGTTCTGACGGCGGACGAAGTCCCTGAGCGCATGAAGCCGCTCTTTGAAAAGGGCGACGCGAATCATGATGGCAAGCTGACCAAGGAAGAGATTGCTGCCATGTACGGCAAGCAGGCCGATCCCCAGGGGCGTCCTATTGGTCGTGGCAACTTCAGCAGCATGGACCCCGTGATGATCGTTCTGGACGTGGACAAGGACGGCATTCTTTCTGCAACGGAAATCGCCAACGCTCCTGCTGCCCTCAAGACGCTGGACAAGGATGGCGATGGCACGTTGGCCGTGGCAGAGCTTCGCATGCGTCAGCAGACCCCCCGCCAACGCGCGGAACACCTCTTCGACGAGTGGGACACCAACAAGGACGGCGCTCTGCTCAAGGAAGAGATGCCCGACCGCATGCAGGCACAGTTTGAAGCCATCGACACCAACAAGGACGGCAAGGTCGATATGGACGAAGCGACCGCTTACATGGAGAAGCAGCCGCAGGGGCGTGGCCCGGGCGGTCCTGGTGGCCCCGGCGGTCCCGGCGGTGGTCGTGGCCAGGGCGAGCGTGGTCAGGGCGGTCAGCAGCCTCAGCAGTAA
- a CDS encoding DUF2271 domain-containing protein → MNKTVSKMKNGAVSLAAIAFSVLPGFVAAHAAEPAMAPAKDAAGTWGFSHENVLGTSLDAAISAPSQHDARVAEKAALAEFDRLSSKLSAWNGDSEFSRWQKTRGVAVKVSPELMEVLAHFDAWQGETGGVLNASSETAAKVWRGPAAKGAAPSTEQLAAAVQAMKQPHWSLDRTNGTATRLSDAPLVLATFTKSWITEKAAEATLHAGATGVMLNVGGDIVTRGALTQRVDVANPQAHAENDAAIDTVVLRDRAIATSGSYRRGFDVAGERMSHIIDPRTATPAAQVLSSSVIAQDATTAGALATALSILSPRESQALMERHPNAQYLIVTASGEEIRSKGWTNYAEPKLERAAYIVKAGAAAPQAGTNWNQSMELQIKLELPRMDNPRYRRPYVAVWIEDKDKYPVRTIALWFKNPRWLNELKGWYRDDQLRNLSEGTDISATVSSATRVPGAYTLKWDGKDNNGKLVKAGTYTVVIEAAREHGGHSLLRQEINFDGTPSAKTLPASEELGAVQLDYRKH, encoded by the coding sequence GTGAATAAGACAGTTTCGAAGATGAAAAATGGCGCAGTGTCACTTGCTGCGATTGCGTTTAGTGTTCTGCCGGGCTTTGTTGCGGCACATGCTGCAGAACCCGCCATGGCACCGGCAAAGGATGCCGCGGGTACATGGGGCTTCTCGCATGAGAACGTGTTGGGAACATCGCTGGACGCGGCCATCAGCGCACCGTCGCAGCACGACGCCCGTGTGGCGGAGAAGGCTGCTCTTGCAGAGTTCGATCGTCTTTCCTCGAAGCTTAGCGCATGGAATGGGGACAGCGAATTTTCGCGTTGGCAGAAGACGCGCGGAGTTGCGGTAAAAGTATCGCCGGAGCTGATGGAGGTGCTGGCGCATTTCGATGCATGGCAGGGTGAGACGGGTGGCGTTCTGAACGCTTCCAGCGAGACCGCAGCAAAGGTATGGCGTGGCCCTGCCGCAAAGGGTGCAGCACCTTCTACGGAACAGCTTGCTGCTGCGGTGCAGGCGATGAAGCAGCCCCACTGGTCGTTAGATCGCACCAACGGCACAGCAACGCGTCTCAGCGATGCTCCGCTGGTCCTTGCTACGTTTACCAAGAGCTGGATCACGGAGAAGGCTGCGGAGGCCACTCTGCACGCCGGCGCAACCGGCGTGATGTTGAACGTGGGCGGTGACATCGTAACTCGTGGCGCGCTGACGCAGCGCGTTGACGTTGCCAATCCGCAGGCACACGCAGAGAACGATGCAGCTATCGACACAGTCGTGTTGCGCGATCGTGCCATTGCAACCAGCGGCAGCTATCGCCGCGGCTTTGATGTTGCAGGCGAGCGCATGTCCCACATCATCGACCCGCGCACGGCTACGCCTGCAGCGCAGGTGCTGTCCTCCAGCGTTATCGCACAGGATGCAACCACCGCAGGCGCACTCGCCACAGCGTTGTCCATCCTGTCGCCGCGTGAATCGCAGGCGTTGATGGAGCGTCATCCTAATGCGCAATATCTCATCGTGACTGCGTCTGGCGAAGAGATTCGCAGCAAGGGCTGGACGAACTACGCAGAGCCGAAGTTGGAGCGCGCTGCATACATCGTGAAGGCGGGCGCTGCTGCGCCGCAGGCTGGCACGAACTGGAACCAGTCCATGGAACTCCAGATCAAGCTGGAACTGCCGCGTATGGACAATCCGCGTTACCGCCGTCCGTACGTTGCGGTATGGATTGAAGACAAGGACAAGTATCCCGTTCGCACCATTGCGCTGTGGTTCAAGAATCCGCGCTGGCTGAATGAATTGAAGGGCTGGTATCGCGATGACCAGCTTCGCAATCTGAGCGAGGGCACGGACATCTCCGCGACGGTCTCCAGCGCCACGCGCGTTCCCGGTGCGTATACGCTGAAGTGGGACGGTAAAGACAACAACGGCAAGCTGGTGAAGGCCGGAACGTACACCGTGGTGATTGAGGCCGCACGTGAACACGGCGGACACTCATTGTTGCGTCAGGAAATCAACTTCGATGGCACGCCTTCTGCAAAGACGTTGCCGGCGAGCGAAGAACTGGGAGCGGTGCAGCTTGACTACCGTAAACACTAG